From the Chitinophaga lutea genome, the window CATACCCCGAGCTCCAGTAGTTCAGCTGCGGGCCGGCAGCATTCACACGGCTGGCGTCCATCGCGAGAATGTTCACCGTACCGTTGCCGGACGTGCTGGACGTGTATTTTTCGATGTCGGTCAACGCATCGGTGGCATTACTGTAACCGATGGGAAACTGCCCGAACTTGAACGTCTGGAATTCCGCGTACAATCCCGCCACATACAACTCCATGTTCTCCGGGTTCTTGAATATCGTTTCTTCCGTGTACTTGTCGGTAGGCGTCACATCCAGTGTACAGCCATGTGCAGCCAATACGATACCGGCCAGTACGAATGATCTTTTTATAATTGACATTGTTTTACTCATCGTGGTACTTTTTAGAATGAAAGGTTTACACCTGCTGCCATAATGCGCTGTTGCGGATAGAAGCCGTTGTTCACGTTGGGCATTTCCGGATCGAGGTACTTCAGTTTGTCGAATGTGAACAGGTTGAAGCCGGACACATACACCCTCAGTTGCTGGATCTTGGCGCGCTCAAGCAGTTTTTTCGGCACGTTGTAGCCCAGCTGTACGGTTTTCACACGGAGGTAATCGCCCTTGCGCACCCAACCGGAGTTGATGTGGGCATTGTGTGCGGTAAGCTGTGCCTTGTAAGCCGACAAACGGGGGAATTCCGCATTCGGGTTATCGGGCGTCCAGGCGTTTTCCACGAGGAAATAAGGAGAGTTACCGTAACCATAGAATGCGCGGGTGAACGGTGTATTGTCGTCCACACCGGAAGTGCCGCTGGAGCCTTCATACGTACCGGCGAGGTTCACGCTGCTCAGTGCGGCGCCCTGCAGCAAGGCGGAAAAGTCGAAGCCGCCGTATTTCAGGTAGATGTTGAGGCCGTACATGATCTCGGGCAGGTTGCTGCGGCCGATCACGGTGAAGTCTTCGGTACGGGTGATGCGGCCGTCGCCGTTGATGTCCACATACCGGAAGAAGCCGGGAGCGATGGTGCCTGCGCTGGGAGACGTGCCGTTGTTGGCTTCCTGCCAGTTCTGGTAGAAACCATCCGTCTGGAACCCGAACTTGGTGCCGATGGGCCTGCCTACGCGGCGCATCCATTCGGGTGTGGAAGAAGCCTCATCCAAACGGATGATCTTATTTCTTGCCCAGTTAAAGTTACCGGTGACGCTGTACTCCAGTTTACCAATGGTGTTGCTGTGACGGATCTGCAAATCAAAGCCGCGGTTGTCTACGATGCCGCTGTTCACGTTGGCAGGATAATAACCGCCGATAGTGCCGGGGTACAGGCCGCCCTGGCCCTGCAGGATGTCTTCCGTCACTTTATAGAACCAGTCGAAATCAATGCCCAGTTTATTGTTCAGCAACTGCGCCTCAAAACCGACGTTGGTCATCGTGGAGGTTTCCCAGGTGATGGTCGGGAAAGGCGGTGCGCTGGTGTAGATGGCAGACACCGGTTTGCCGCCGATCACCATCACGGGATCTTCATTCAGTTTATAAGTCTGGTAGTACTGGTAATAACCGCCGTTGATCTTGTCGTTACCCATTCTACCCATTGAACCTTTCAGTTTGAGGAAGTCCACCACGCCGCTGGCGCCTTCAAAAAACGATTCCTTGCTCACTATCCAGCCCAGGCCCACAGCGGGGAACAGGTCCCAGCGGTAATCGGGATGGAACATGATGGAAGCATCGTAACGGGTGGAGATTTCCGCGAGGTATTTTCCTTTATAGGCGTAATTGATACGGCCCACATAACCACCACGGGAATCGGTATTGCTGCTGCCGGTAGGTGTGATCACATCCAGCGGGTCTTTACCACCGAAGTCGATTTCGTGGATGTCGGTGAGCGGGAAGTTGCTCGCGCCGGTAGAGAATACGTTGTTGTTGCCCTGGCTGAATTCATACAGCGCCAGCACGGTCACGTCGTGATCGCCAAAGGTGCGGGCGTAGGTGATGCTGGGCTGAAAGGTTTTACGCCAGGCCTGGCTGTACGACTGGCGCAGCGTGGTTCTCGTGATACCGGGCACGGTGGTCAGTTCCACAAAGTCGCCGGTGATCTGATCGCGGCCGCGGCCCATCAGCCTGTACGGCGTGAGCCAGCTTTTGTTTTCAGTGCCGGTTTTATCGTATGCGGCCAGCAACTTCACCTCCAGACCCTGCACCCAGGGAATTTTTGCTTTCATGGTGAAAGTACCCTGGAAGATGTTGGATTGGGAATTCTGGTAACCCGATTGTTGTACGGATGCCAGCGGATTCACCCAGCCGGCGTTACTGTTATAAGCGGTGGGCAGCCCGTTCGGCGCGTATTCCGGCATGTTGGGCAGCATCCTCACCGCCTGGTAAAACGGGTTGAGGTACGCGGTGTTGTCCGGGGAAATACCGGGTGTGCGGGTGTTCGTCTGGCGTAAAGACAGGTCCACCGCCACGGAGAACACATCATTCAACTGCGCATCGAGGTTGGTCCGCACGTTGTAGCGTTTGAAGCCGGTGTTTTCGATGACGCCGTCCTGATCGAGCATGCCCGCGCTGGTAAAGTATTTCACGCGCTCGGTGCCGCCCCTGATGGAAATATTATGATTCTGCGAGAAGGCTGTGTTGCCCGCCAGCTTCCCTACCCAGTCGGTATTACCGAGCAGCGGGTTGGTATTGGTGCCGTTGCGCACCGCTTCGATCTGTTCTTTGGAATATACATGCGGCACGAGGTTCACGCCGGTATTTTCATTGTAATCGTTGTCCATATCCGTTCCCCTGTTGTACCATTCCATGTAATCCGGACCATTGAGGAATTTAGGGAAACGGGTGTTCTGCGTCAGCTGTACGCCGCCATCGTAAGTGATGGTGGGTTTCTGGTTCTTACCACGTTTGGTGGTGATCAGCACGATGCCGTTGGCCGCTTGTAAACCGTATACCGCGGTGCTAACCGCGTCTTTCAGGAGGGTGATGGTTTCGATTTCGCTGTAGTCGATGCTCGACATGTTACTGCGGGGCACTCCATCTACCACGATCAGCGGGCCCTGGTTAGGGCCGGTGGTACCCACACCGCGGATGCGCAATGCGGCATCGTCTGCGCCCGGGCGGCCGGATTGCTGCAGGGTAGTCAACCCCGGCAAGCGGCCCGCCAGCGCGTTGGTGAGGTTCATTGCCGGCGCCTGCTTCAGCTGTTCCGCGTTGATCTGCACAGCAGAGCCTACTACGTTCTGGCGTTTCTGCTGGCCATAACCCACGATGATCACTTCGTTGAGGCCCTTGGTGGCTTCCGCCAGGCGAACCGATACATTCGCTGCGGGGCCGGTGGTAATTTCTTTTGTTTCAAAGCCGACAAAGCTGAAGACCAGTACGGCCGAAGGGGTTTTCAAAGGGAGAGAGAATTTGCCGGCAACGTCCGACTGGGTACCGACAGCAGTGCCTTTCACCTGCACGGTTACCCCGGGCAGCGGGCCTCCCTTGTCGTCCGTAACGGTACCGCTCACGGTACCGGATTGTGCATACGTCAATACGGTGGGCGCGATCAACATCGCGAAGCATAGGATCCACCTCAACGTACTTTTTTTGGCTGATAACACTTCCATAAAGTCTTGGATTAGTTTTATTGATTAATCGTTTTGAATTGTCCAACAAAGTCCACTTTGCGTTGGAATGGCTGTAAGTATTTATCGATCAGCACCGCGGCGGCGCCTCTGTTCAATTCGGTATTGAGTTCCGGCGTACCCTGCAGCTGCAGCGCTTTCCAGCCGGCCGTGATTTCTTCCATCGTCACTTTCTTTCCTGCTTTTTCGAACAGCTCCAGTAAAAATGCGATGGTCAGCGGGTCGCCGGATGCATTCCAGTAAGTGCGCAATGGCTCATAGTACAGGCGCAGACCGTCGGTAATTTCATAGCACGATACCGGCCGCTGGGGATAAAACCAGGTCTGGTTCGCCCATTTATAAGGAATGCCCGTTCCTTTCAGAATACCGGTAGCGCCAATACGCTGCAGCGCCGCAAAATGCGGATGCTCCGCCGGCACGTCGATAAAGGGCATGATGTAGGCTTTCGCGTCGAGGAGGGCCTGCTGCACCGAACGGATATCCGCCTCACGGGGCTGCACGTTCTGCCGCAGGGCCACCGCCGCCAGTGCACCCGCCGCCTGACCGATGCCCAATACTACGGGCTGCAGGCGGGTAGCGCCGTTCACCATATTGGTGACGCCGATGCTTTTTTCCGCAACGATCAGTCCGTCAACGCCCTTCGGCACAAGGCTGCCCATGGGCACGTTGTAGGAAGGCACCCTGATTTTTACGAAATCGATTTTGGGAGCCGCCTGATTTTTTTCGTGGTGATGGTCGATCGTATAATCGCCTACCGCAATGCCGGTGCGGTACAGTGCCTGCGGCTGGTCGTACGGCCGGGATACATGGTTCACCGTCAGCAATGCCTCCGCTTTTACACGGCGCGATTCGCGGTGGTAGGGGATCATCGGCAGCCTGTCCGCCGTCGGGAACTCATCGTCCGCGATGCCCAGGTGTTTGTAACCCAGCGCCGTTTGCAGGTAGTACACGAAACGAAGGCTGTGCAGTTTCGCCGCTTTTAGCGCTGCTTCCCGTTCTGCCGGCGTTTTTTCAATGATGTTGAGGTAATAATCGTTGCCGGATTTCGGCCAGTTGATCATGTATTTGTTGTTGGGCAGGCGGCCATAATGCATCATATGATGGCAGTTATTGTCCGGCGAGTCGAAAGAAGCCGGGTCGGACACATCACAGCTGTGCGCAAACTCAGCCGGGTTGTAACCTTCCGGTTTTTTGATGGTTTTATTTTTGCCTTTGCCGTAGTCTTTCAGCACCACCACATAGGTCAGGTCCTGGATGATGTCGTTCGCTTTTTCAGGGGCCAGCTCCTCTCCCGTTTCGTGGCGGCTATCCATCCCGATATCA encodes:
- a CDS encoding FAD-dependent oxidoreductase, which gives rise to MLFIFISATASARQQTDLLVIGGGASGTMAGIQAARMGVRTTIIEETGWLGGMLTSAGVSAIDGNHRLPSGLWGEFRQHLYQYYGGPDSVFTGWVSNCLFEPHVANNILQKMTGAEKQLQVVFHTRWTAIRKVAGGWEVTAQQGKKTVVFEAKVVIDATELGDVMAAAGAKYDIGMDSRHETGEELAPEKANDIIQDLTYVVVLKDYGKGKNKTIKKPEGYNPAEFAHSCDVSDPASFDSPDNNCHHMMHYGRLPNNKYMINWPKSGNDYYLNIIEKTPAEREAALKAAKLHSLRFVYYLQTALGYKHLGIADDEFPTADRLPMIPYHRESRRVKAEALLTVNHVSRPYDQPQALYRTGIAVGDYTIDHHHEKNQAAPKIDFVKIRVPSYNVPMGSLVPKGVDGLIVAEKSIGVTNMVNGATRLQPVVLGIGQAAGALAAVALRQNVQPREADIRSVQQALLDAKAYIMPFIDVPAEHPHFAALQRIGATGILKGTGIPYKWANQTWFYPQRPVSCYEITDGLRLYYEPLRTYWNASGDPLTIAFLLELFEKAGKKVTMEEITAGWKALQLQGTPELNTELNRGAAAVLIDKYLQPFQRKVDFVGQFKTINQ
- a CDS encoding SusC/RagA family TonB-linked outer membrane protein gives rise to the protein MEVLSAKKSTLRWILCFAMLIAPTVLTYAQSGTVSGTVTDDKGGPLPGVTVQVKGTAVGTQSDVAGKFSLPLKTPSAVLVFSFVGFETKEITTGPAANVSVRLAEATKGLNEVIIVGYGQQKRQNVVGSAVQINAEQLKQAPAMNLTNALAGRLPGLTTLQQSGRPGADDAALRIRGVGTTGPNQGPLIVVDGVPRSNMSSIDYSEIETITLLKDAVSTAVYGLQAANGIVLITTKRGKNQKPTITYDGGVQLTQNTRFPKFLNGPDYMEWYNRGTDMDNDYNENTGVNLVPHVYSKEQIEAVRNGTNTNPLLGNTDWVGKLAGNTAFSQNHNISIRGGTERVKYFTSAGMLDQDGVIENTGFKRYNVRTNLDAQLNDVFSVAVDLSLRQTNTRTPGISPDNTAYLNPFYQAVRMLPNMPEYAPNGLPTAYNSNAGWVNPLASVQQSGYQNSQSNIFQGTFTMKAKIPWVQGLEVKLLAAYDKTGTENKSWLTPYRLMGRGRDQITGDFVELTTVPGITRTTLRQSYSQAWRKTFQPSITYARTFGDHDVTVLALYEFSQGNNNVFSTGASNFPLTDIHEIDFGGKDPLDVITPTGSSNTDSRGGYVGRINYAYKGKYLAEISTRYDASIMFHPDYRWDLFPAVGLGWIVSKESFFEGASGVVDFLKLKGSMGRMGNDKINGGYYQYYQTYKLNEDPVMVIGGKPVSAIYTSAPPFPTITWETSTMTNVGFEAQLLNNKLGIDFDWFYKVTEDILQGQGGLYPGTIGGYYPANVNSGIVDNRGFDLQIRHSNTIGKLEYSVTGNFNWARNKIIRLDEASSTPEWMRRVGRPIGTKFGFQTDGFYQNWQEANNGTSPSAGTIAPGFFRYVDINGDGRITRTEDFTVIGRSNLPEIMYGLNIYLKYGGFDFSALLQGAALSSVNLAGTYEGSSGTSGVDDNTPFTRAFYGYGNSPYFLVENAWTPDNPNAEFPRLSAYKAQLTAHNAHINSGWVRKGDYLRVKTVQLGYNVPKKLLERAKIQQLRVYVSGFNLFTFDKLKYLDPEMPNVNNGFYPQQRIMAAGVNLSF